In the genome of bacterium, the window GCGACACCGAGGGCTCCAGCGCGGACGAAATCACGACGGTCCATGAATATGCTCCTTGTCAATCTCTGCGACAGTCAGCAACGCCTTCCGCGATCCCGCCCGCGGTCGATGGCCTTTGCTAACGCCCCCTTGAACCACCGGGGCGGGAATGAGTTCCCGTCCACCCACAGTCATCCCTAATCTGTCATCGCTCGCAGTTCGCGGCAAGAGTGGGCGGCGGCGTGACGATGCGTGAATATGCGGTGCCTGGCTGGAAGATGTCAGCAATGTCATACATTGATTAAACCGCCTCCCCATCGTCTCCCAACTCCGGTTTGTTTTACACTTCCTGCAAAGTCTGCGAAAAGACCTCGGCGAAGTCGGCGCGCTGTGCGGGAGTGCCAACGGTGACCCGGACACAACGGTCAAGCGGCGCCTCGCCCGGCATGCGGATGAACACGCCACGCGCCAGCAGCGCTTGGAGCGCCGCGCGGGCGCGGGCATGGCTGCCCAGATCGAAACAGACGAAGTTCGTGGCCGAGGGGATGACGGGCACTCCGAGACACTCGGCGAGGTCTCCGTAGTCGCGCCGTCCTTCTTCCACCGCGCGGATGACGCCGTCCACAAACCCGGGGTCGTCGAGCGAGGCCACCGCCCCGGCCTGGGCGATGCGGCTGACTTCGAATTGGTTGCGGAAGCGGCCGATGGCGACGATCAACTCGACAGGACCAATCGCATAACCGATACGCGCGCCGGCCATGCCGTGGGCTTTTGAAAAAGTGCGCAGACGGATCAGGTTCGGACGCTCGGCCTGTGGCAGCGGCACAGCGTCCGCGGCCGCGAATTCGTGGTAGGCCTCATCGAGCAACAGCAGGCACTCCTCGGGCTGCAGTTCGATGAACTCGGCGATCTGCGCGCGATGATGCCAACTGCCCGACGGGTTGTCGGGGTTGGCCAGGTAGACCAGTCGGGCGCTTTCCTTTCGCGCGGCATCCAGCAGGGCCGGCAGATCGGCGCGGTCATCACGGTATGGCACTGCTACCAGTCGGCCACCGAAAGCGCGCACATGATAGGCGAAGGTCGGATAGGTGCCGCGCGTAGCCACCACCGTATCGCCGGGATCAACCAGCGCGCGCACCACATAGCCGAGCAGCCCATCAATGCCGTTGCCGATCAAGAGATGGTCGATGCCGATTCCCAGGTTCTTTGCCAGCGCGGCGCGCAGAGCATACGATTCAGGGTCGCCATACCAGCCAACCGCGGCGATGGCCTCCTGCATCGCCGTCCACGCGCGCGGCGAAATCCCGAAGGCGCTCTCGTTGGCGCCCAGCCGCAACCGCAAGGGAATCCCGTGGGCACGTTCCAGCGCCTCGGGCGCGACAAAGGGCGTGCTCGGCGGCAACGCGGCAATCAGGCGCGACAAGGGCGGCGCCAAGGCGATGGGTTGGTCGGACATCGGCGCTCAAATACCACAGGGGTGACAAAAAGAAAAGGGATTTAACCCGCTTTGCTCCGATTCGATTGGGCCGCATGGCCTAAGAGGCACTGGCGCGGACAGGATCTTGCAGGCCGGTCGATTGACAGTTCCACGAAAGTGATTATATTACAACAGAATGGGGGCTGTCACCCGGCCGCCGCCCATCCGCCAGGTACCTCAGACCGTTGACCCTTGAGGCATTGGACAACTGAATCGAATCAACCGGACGTTCCGCTCTTTGTGTGCGTGAGATCGACATGCGAGGTGTAGAAGTGCGTTTGCTCCGATGTGCGGCCTGGTTCGCGGCGCTTGTCGTTTTCCTGATCACAACTGAAGCGGCCCGGGCCGCGCGGGATACACGCGGATACGCGCCGTTGCGTCGGGTCGCGCGTCCGGCCAAGGCCACGATCAGTCCGCTGGCTCCGCCCGGCGATGTGGTGGTGAAGTTCCGCGAAGGGCTGACCGTGCATTCCGGCCGGGCGCGTCTGGGTCACGCCAATGCCGCCCGTGTGGTCAACGCCTTCAACCGACGGGGGCTGCCGAGCCCGCTTCCCTCGGTCCCCGGCGATCCGGAGACCATGCGCGGCCGCCGGCTGACGGCGGAAGATCGGGTCCGCGCGTTGCTGCCCGACTTGTCACTGTATTTCCGGCTCCCGCTTGCGGACCCATTGTTGGCCACGGAGCTGATTGATGAGTTGAATTCGCTCGACGAAGTCGAGCTGGCCTACTTTGCGCCGCGTCCCGAAGTGGCGCGTCTGCGCGGCACGGACTCATCGGGGTTGCATCAATACGCGCCCGCGGCCACGACCCCGAACTTTGAAGCGGGCCAGTTGTATCTCGGCGCCGCGCCCGGCGGCGTCGACGCGCGGGCGGCATGGACACTGCCCGGCGGCACGGGCATCGGGACGCAGATCATCGACGTCGAGTACGGCTGGCAGCTGACGCATGAGGACCTGCCCGGCGGACCGTCGGCGGTGGTGATCGGATTCAATCCACAGAATGACACCCACCATGGCACGGCGGTGCTGGGCGAGATGGCCGCCGGCCGCAACGGCATCGGCATGACCGGCATCGCGTACGAGACCGACATCGGCATCTCGTCGGTGTGGACCATGTCGACGGCCAGCGCGATTGTGCTGGCGACCGATTCCTCCAATCCCGGCGACGCCATCCTGATCGAACTGCATGCCCCCGGCCCCCATTACAACTTCCAAGGCCGTGACGACCAGGCCGGGTATGTCGCAATGGAGTACTGGCAGGACAATTTCGACGCCATGCTCTATGCCTGGGCCAACGGCGTGATTGTCTGCGAGGCGGCGGGGAATGGATCGGAGAATTTCGACGATCCCATGTATGACAGTCTCTTCCACCCGGCCTACCGGTATTCGCACGCGATCATCTGCGGCGCGGGCAACCCGCCGAATTCCACCGACAATGACCGGTCACCGCTGACCTTTTCCAACTATGGCCAGCGGGTCGACCTGCAGGGGTACGGCATCCTCGTGTACACGCTCGGGTATGGCGATCTCTACAACGCGGGCGGGATCGACTACTACTACACCGCCGGATTCTCCGGGACGTCATCGGCCTCGCCGATCGTCACCGGCGCGGTGTTGTGTGTGTCCGGCGTGTTCCAGCAGATGCTCGGGATTGTGCCGGATGCCGACACGATCCGGAATCTGCTCATCAACACCGGTTCGCCGCAGCAATTCCCCCTTCTCACGCGCCACATCGGGCCGCGACCGAATCTGCGGGCGGCGTTGGCGACACTGTTTGACCCGGTCGACTCCGTCTGGTACGGCGATGTGATGCTGCAGTCGGGGGAATCGGGGGCGATCCCGATCACGCTGTCCAACAGCCATCCGGTGCGGGACATCTATCTGCCATTCGTGTTGAGCGGTCCGGCGCCCATCGCCATCGATTCGCTGACCCGTGGTCCGCGCACGGACTACTTCGAGTATCTGCAGATCGCCTACGACGCCCGTCCCTCGGGCATCGCGGGGTATACCCTACGGGCCGACAACGGCGGCGGCTCTCCGCCTCTGGCCCCAGGGTCGGGCGTGGTTGCCTGGTTGTGGGTGCGTGCCGGTGACGGCCCGGGTAATCAGGCCGATGTCCTGGACACCGCCTGGCTGGGAAGTTCGACCCGGCTGCGTCTGGTCAGCGTCTTCGACGACGGATACCCGGACTACTTCGCGCCCGGCACGGTCACCGCCGTGCCGGCCTGTGACTGCACCCTGCATGGCGATTTGAACGCGAACGGAGTGCTCGACATCACGGACGTAGTGGGGGTCGTCAATGTGGCGTTCCGTGCCGGAGCGCCGGCGGCCAGCGACCCCGGTTGTCCGCATGCGACTCGTGCCGATTATACATGTAATGGCCAGATCGACATCCTCGACGTGGTCCGGGCCGTGGACGTGGTTTTCCGCGGCGGCCCGCCGGTGTGCGATCCGTGCGCGCTCTAAGAGTGCAAACCCCGTTGATCAACACTGATGGGGAACCCGATCAATAAAGGGCCGATTTGATGACGAAGACTGTTGCCGCTGTGTTCACGTTATGGCTGCTGCTCGGATTGTCGCCGACAGCCCAGGCCGAGGTGGACCGTTCGCGAATTATTGTCCGCCTGGTCCCCAGCCTGAACGCGGATCAAACCATTACCAAAGGGCGCAGCGGCCGCGGCGATTTCGACCGCGCCGTCGCGGCGCTGAAAATCGAACGGGCCGAGCAGTTGATTTCTCCAGCCCGAACGACCGCTTCCCAGCGCTCGTTGGCGCGCCGCATGGGGCTGCATGACTTTGTGGCCGTCACCGTCCCCGCCGGGGCCGATCCCGATGCGATCCTGGCAGAGCTGAAGCGCTCGCCTGATGTTGAAGCCGCGGAATTTGACGCGGTGGTACGGGCGGTCGGGTCGGCGGTTGTCCCCAACGACACCTACTTCGCATCCGCCCAGTACGCGCTGCGCAATACGGGCACGCAACCGCCCTTTGATCCCGGCACCGCGGACGCCGACATTGACATGGACGCGGCGTGGGAGTACACCACCGGCGATTCGAGCATCGTGCTGGCCATTATCGACACGGGGATCGATCCCTCGCATCCGGAGTTCCAGGGCCGGTTGTGGATGAACCCCGGCGAGGAGTTTGACGAGGAGGACAACGACGGCAACGGCTTTGTCGACGACGGTTTCGGCTGGAATTTCATCAACGACAACAACGCCACCAATGACGACAACGGCCACGGCACCCATGTCGCGGGCATTGCCGCGGGCACCGGCAACAACGGCATCGGCATCGCGGGCGTTAATTGGCACTGCCGGATCATGGCGGTGCGTGTGCTCGGCGCCGACGGCTCGGGGACGGCCTCCTCGGTGGCCAACGGCATCGTGTATGCCGCCGATGAGGGCGCGCAGGTGATCAGCATGTCGCTGGGACATCTCGGCGCGCCGGCGCTGGTGGAATCGACCGCGGTCGCTTACGCTGAATCCCTCGGCGTGATCGTGGTGGCGGCCATGGGCAACGATGATGTCGGGGCCCAGCATTGGCCGGCGGCGTTCAACGGCGTCATCTCGGTCGGCGCCACCGACTCCGACGACCTACGCGCCGATCCCTTCTGCTACTCGCCGTCCTCCGGTTCCAACTATGGCGCCTGGATCGACGTGTGTGCCCCCGGGGACAATGTCTGGAGCACCTATCCGGTGGCCTGGGGTGGCTACGCCAACCTCTGCGGAACATCGATGGCCACACCGCATGTCTCCGGATTGATCTCGCTGATGCTGGGTCTGCGACCCGGCTGGCCCGCCGATT includes:
- a CDS encoding aminotransferase class I/II-fold pyridoxal phosphate-dependent enzyme; protein product: MSDQPIALAPPLSRLIAALPPSTPFVAPEALERAHGIPLRLRLGANESAFGISPRAWTAMQEAIAAVGWYGDPESYALRAALAKNLGIGIDHLLIGNGIDGLLGYVVRALVDPGDTVVATRGTYPTFAYHVRAFGGRLVAVPYRDDRADLPALLDAARKESARLVYLANPDNPSGSWHHRAQIAEFIELQPEECLLLLDEAYHEFAAADAVPLPQAERPNLIRLRTFSKAHGMAGARIGYAIGPVELIVAIGRFRNQFEVSRIAQAGAVASLDDPGFVDGVIRAVEEGRRDYGDLAECLGVPVIPSATNFVCFDLGSHARARAALQALLARGVFIRMPGEAPLDRCVRVTVGTPAQRADFAEVFSQTLQEV
- a CDS encoding S8 family serine peptidase; protein product: MRRVARPAKATISPLAPPGDVVVKFREGLTVHSGRARLGHANAARVVNAFNRRGLPSPLPSVPGDPETMRGRRLTAEDRVRALLPDLSLYFRLPLADPLLATELIDELNSLDEVELAYFAPRPEVARLRGTDSSGLHQYAPAATTPNFEAGQLYLGAAPGGVDARAAWTLPGGTGIGTQIIDVEYGWQLTHEDLPGGPSAVVIGFNPQNDTHHGTAVLGEMAAGRNGIGMTGIAYETDIGISSVWTMSTASAIVLATDSSNPGDAILIELHAPGPHYNFQGRDDQAGYVAMEYWQDNFDAMLYAWANGVIVCEAAGNGSENFDDPMYDSLFHPAYRYSHAIICGAGNPPNSTDNDRSPLTFSNYGQRVDLQGYGILVYTLGYGDLYNAGGIDYYYTAGFSGTSSASPIVTGAVLCVSGVFQQMLGIVPDADTIRNLLINTGSPQQFPLLTRHIGPRPNLRAALATLFDPVDSVWYGDVMLQSGESGAIPITLSNSHPVRDIYLPFVLSGPAPIAIDSLTRGPRTDYFEYLQIAYDARPSGIAGYTLRADNGGGSPPLAPGSGVVAWLWVRAGDGPGNQADVLDTAWLGSSTRLRLVSVFDDGYPDYFAPGTVTAVPACDCTLHGDLNANGVLDITDVVGVVNVAFRAGAPAASDPGCPHATRADYTCNGQIDILDVVRAVDVVFRGGPPVCDPCAL
- a CDS encoding S8 family serine peptidase — translated: MTKTVAAVFTLWLLLGLSPTAQAEVDRSRIIVRLVPSLNADQTITKGRSGRGDFDRAVAALKIERAEQLISPARTTASQRSLARRMGLHDFVAVTVPAGADPDAILAELKRSPDVEAAEFDAVVRAVGSAVVPNDTYFASAQYALRNTGTQPPFDPGTADADIDMDAAWEYTTGDSSIVLAIIDTGIDPSHPEFQGRLWMNPGEEFDEEDNDGNGFVDDGFGWNFINDNNATNDDNGHGTHVAGIAAGTGNNGIGIAGVNWHCRIMAVRVLGADGSGTASSVANGIVYAADEGAQVISMSLGHLGAPALVESTAVAYAESLGVIVVAAMGNDDVGAQHWPAAFNGVISVGATDSDDLRADPFCYSPSSGSNYGAWIDVCAPGDNVWSTYPVAWGGYANLCGTSMATPHVSGLISLMLGLRPGWPADSVLHILTRTADDQVGRPGEDTPGFDIYHGWGRINAAAALRVLSVSFAPVIDGPDSVWVTEGEPLAFGLTAFDSNLTALSFAISPLANAVLTDHGDGTATVDFLPDYTQSGEYLLNCTVTDGALIDSLPIVVTVANGCQCPCSADPACNGLTDVVDVISVIGVAFRGNDPILDVDCFPNPGGRTDVNCSGASDVVDVVRIIDVAFRGQAPTFCNPCDL